A genome region from Hippopotamus amphibius kiboko isolate mHipAmp2 chromosome 1, mHipAmp2.hap2, whole genome shotgun sequence includes the following:
- the NHP2 gene encoding H/ACA ribonucleoprotein complex subunit 2, protein MTKIKADPDGPEAQADACCGERTYHELLVNLNPIAQPLASRRLTRKLYKCIKKAVKQKQIRRGVKEVQKFINKGEKGIMVLAGDTLPIEVYCHLPVMCEDRNLPYVYIPSKTDLGAAAGSKRPTCVIMVKPHEDYQEAYDECLEEVQALPPPM, encoded by the exons ATGACTAAAATAAAAGCAGATCCCGACGGGCCGGAGGCTCAGGCGGACGCGTGCTGCGGGGAGCGCACTTACCATGAGCTGCTGGTGAACCTGAACCCCATCGCGCAGCCTCTGGCTTCTCGCCGCCTCACGCGGAAGCTCTACAAATGCATCAAGAAAG CCGTGAAGCAGAAGCAGATACGGCGCGGGGTCAAGGAGGTTCAGAAATTTATCAACAAAGGCGAGAAAGG GATCATGGTTTTGGCAGGAGACACACTACCCATTGAGGTATACTGCCACCTCCCAGTTATGTGTGAAGACCGGAACTTGCCCTACGTCTACATCCCATCTAAGACG GACCTGGGTGCAGCTGCCGGCTCCAAGCGCCCCACCTGCGTGATAATGGTCAAGCCCCACGAGGACTATCAGGAGGCCTATGATGAGTGCCTGGAGGAGGTGCAGGCCCTGCCCCCGCCCATGTGA